In Polaromonas sp. JS666, one genomic interval encodes:
- a CDS encoding aldo/keto reductase, protein MNKVQLGASDLQVTPICMGTMTFGEQVDEVTAHAILDRSFERGVNFLDTAEMYSVPARAETFGATETIIGSWFAKNPAARSKLVLATKVAGPARGMSWIREGSPDLTAADITQACNNSLKRLKTDVIDLYQIHWPARHVPAFGMLYFEPAKDQAVTSIHQQLEALGGLVKAGKVRAIGLSNETPYGVHEFVRLAEQHGLPRVATVQNPFCLVNRTVENGLDETMHRLGVSLLAYSPLAFGLLTGKYDESGTEGPRAPKDARIGKFESVRKQRWGRPEALAAARRYNALARAHGLTPAQLALAFCYTKWQVASTIIGVTTVAQLDEDLDAFGTTLSPEVLAEIDTIRWELRDPAQ, encoded by the coding sequence ATGAATAAAGTTCAACTCGGCGCCAGCGATCTGCAGGTCACCCCCATTTGCATGGGCACCATGACGTTTGGCGAACAGGTGGATGAAGTCACGGCGCACGCCATCCTGGACCGGTCTTTTGAGCGCGGTGTCAATTTTCTCGACACGGCGGAAATGTACTCGGTGCCGGCACGGGCTGAAACCTTTGGCGCCACTGAAACCATCATTGGCAGCTGGTTCGCCAAAAATCCCGCAGCCCGCAGCAAGCTGGTGCTGGCCACCAAGGTGGCGGGGCCGGCGCGCGGCATGTCCTGGATTCGCGAGGGCAGCCCGGATCTGACCGCGGCGGATATCACGCAGGCGTGCAACAACAGCCTGAAGCGCCTGAAGACCGATGTGATTGACCTCTACCAGATTCACTGGCCGGCCCGCCATGTGCCGGCCTTCGGCATGCTGTATTTCGAGCCGGCCAAGGACCAGGCGGTGACGTCCATCCACCAGCAGCTGGAGGCGCTCGGCGGCCTCGTCAAGGCGGGCAAGGTGCGCGCCATCGGCCTGTCCAATGAAACCCCTTACGGCGTGCACGAGTTCGTGCGCCTGGCCGAGCAGCATGGCCTGCCGCGTGTGGCGACGGTGCAGAACCCCTTCTGCCTGGTCAACCGCACCGTGGAAAACGGCCTGGACGAAACCATGCATCGCCTCGGTGTTTCGCTGCTGGCTTATTCACCGCTGGCCTTTGGCCTGCTGACTGGCAAATACGACGAGTCGGGCACGGAAGGCCCGCGGGCGCCGAAAGACGCGCGCATTGGCAAGTTCGAGTCGGTGCGCAAGCAGCGCTGGGGCCGCCCGGAGGCCCTTGCAGCTGCGCGGCGCTACAACGCGCTGGCGCGCGCGCATGGCCTGACGCCTGCGCAACTGGCGCTGGCCTTTTGCTACACCAAGTGGCAGGTCGCCAGCACCATCATCGGCGTGACCACTGTGGCACAACTCGACGAAGACCTGGATGCCTTTGGGACCACACTTTCCCCGGAGGTATTGG
- a CDS encoding OmpA family protein, giving the protein MNKLAITALTSAALAIGGLSGCANMSETQQDTAKGAGIGALAGAVLGAATGGSKGAATGAVLGGAVGAGGGYIWSKKMQEQKAAMERATAGTGVAVSQTPDNRLKLDIPSDVSFDVGRAAIKPNFAPILNQFATSLNQNQVTTVTIIGHTDSTGSDAINNPLSVDRANAARDYLVSRGVARTRIATDGRGSREPVADNNTQQGRDKNRRVEIYVAEQVAGR; this is encoded by the coding sequence ATGAACAAACTGGCCATCACAGCCCTGACATCCGCAGCACTCGCCATTGGCGGCCTCTCCGGTTGCGCCAACATGAGCGAAACCCAGCAGGATACGGCCAAGGGCGCGGGCATTGGCGCCTTGGCCGGCGCGGTGCTGGGCGCGGCAACCGGTGGCTCAAAAGGAGCTGCCACCGGTGCAGTGCTGGGCGGCGCCGTCGGTGCGGGTGGCGGCTATATCTGGTCCAAGAAAATGCAGGAACAGAAAGCGGCCATGGAGCGCGCTACCGCCGGCACCGGTGTGGCGGTAAGCCAGACCCCCGACAACCGCCTGAAGCTGGACATTCCCAGCGACGTGTCGTTTGACGTGGGCCGCGCCGCCATCAAGCCCAACTTCGCGCCTATCCTGAACCAGTTTGCCACCAGCCTGAACCAGAACCAGGTCACCACGGTGACCATCATCGGCCACACCGACAGCACCGGTTCGGATGCGATCAACAACCCGCTGTCCGTAGACCGCGCCAATGCAGCCCGCGATTACCTGGTGAGCCGCGGCGTGGCCCGCACCCGCATCGCAACCGATGGCCGCGGTTCACGCGAGCCGGTTGCCGACAACAACACGCAGCAAGGCCGCGACAAGAACCGCCGTGTCGAGATCTATGTGGCCGAGCAGGTCGCTGGGCGATAA
- a CDS encoding acyl-CoA synthetase encodes MHSGFRWQVPEHFNIAEACCGRWARDGGDGRDAAKRIAIREHQTGARTTLYTYRALQQAADALSHVLAGLGVQRGDRVAIVMPQRFETAVAYMAIFQMGAVAMPLSMLFGPEALEFRLHDSEAVVAICDESAIASIRAVRPQCPALRTVVAAGAAKGQGDIDYETALAAQQQAFTAVRTKAEDAAILIYTSGTTGPPKGALLPHRALIGNLPGFVCSQNWFGFDGKANAGTDAVFWSPADWAWTGGLMDALLPTLYFGRPIVAFNGRFSPELAFTLMAGQGVTHTFLFPTALKAMMKAYPRPREHFQLKLQAMMSAGEAVGDAVFAYCQEQLGVTVNEMFGQTEINYVVGNCSSLWPARPGSMGKGYPGHRVAVIDDEGQECAVGVPGDVAVNRYDIHGDPDPIFFLGYWKKDAATQAKFTGDWCRTGDLARRDAEGYLWYEGRADDVFKAAGYRIGPGEIENCLVKHPAVANAAVVPKPDRERGAVVKAYVVLAPDFMADRSGFPGGADQFDLEMTATLQAHVKTMLAPYEYPKEIEFIDALPMTTTGKVQRRVLRLREEERFRASPAPR; translated from the coding sequence GGCGCTGCAGCAGGCGGCTGACGCGCTGAGCCACGTGCTGGCCGGCCTGGGCGTGCAGCGCGGCGACCGCGTCGCCATCGTGATGCCGCAGCGCTTTGAAACCGCGGTGGCCTACATGGCAATCTTCCAGATGGGGGCAGTGGCCATGCCGCTGTCCATGCTGTTTGGCCCTGAAGCGCTGGAGTTTCGTTTACACGACAGCGAGGCCGTGGTCGCCATCTGCGATGAAAGCGCCATCGCCAGCATCAGGGCAGTCAGGCCGCAATGCCCGGCGCTGCGCACCGTGGTCGCAGCCGGCGCCGCAAAAGGCCAGGGCGATATTGACTACGAGACCGCGCTGGCGGCGCAGCAACAGGCCTTCACCGCCGTCAGGACAAAGGCAGAAGACGCGGCCATCCTGATCTACACCAGCGGCACCACCGGCCCGCCCAAGGGCGCGCTGCTGCCGCACCGCGCGCTGATCGGCAACCTGCCGGGTTTTGTTTGCAGCCAGAACTGGTTCGGATTTGATGGCAAGGCCAACGCGGGGACGGACGCCGTCTTCTGGAGCCCGGCAGACTGGGCCTGGACCGGTGGCCTGATGGATGCCTTGCTGCCCACCCTGTATTTCGGCCGCCCCATCGTCGCGTTCAACGGCCGCTTCAGCCCGGAGTTGGCGTTCACGCTGATGGCCGGGCAGGGCGTGACGCATACCTTTTTGTTTCCCACCGCACTCAAGGCCATGATGAAGGCCTACCCGCGGCCGCGCGAGCATTTCCAGTTGAAACTGCAGGCCATGATGAGCGCGGGCGAAGCGGTGGGCGATGCCGTGTTTGCTTACTGCCAGGAGCAACTGGGCGTGACGGTCAACGAAATGTTCGGCCAGACCGAAATCAATTACGTGGTGGGCAATTGCAGCAGCCTGTGGCCAGCCCGGCCGGGCAGCATGGGTAAGGGCTACCCTGGCCACCGCGTGGCGGTGATTGATGATGAGGGTCAGGAATGCGCGGTCGGCGTGCCCGGCGATGTTGCGGTGAACCGTTACGACATCCATGGCGATCCCGACCCGATTTTCTTTCTGGGCTACTGGAAGAAGGACGCTGCGACACAGGCCAAGTTCACCGGCGACTGGTGCCGCACCGGCGACCTGGCCCGCCGTGACGCCGAGGGCTACCTCTGGTACGAGGGCCGGGCCGACGATGTCTTCAAGGCGGCCGGCTACCGCATCGGCCCCGGTGAAATCGAGAACTGCCTGGTCAAGCATCCGGCGGTGGCCAATGCGGCGGTGGTGCCCAAGCCGGACCGGGAACGGGGCGCCGTGGTGAAAGCCTATGTGGTGCTTGCTCCTGATTTCATGGCTGATCGTTCAGGGTTTCCAGGAGGCGCGGACCAATTCGATCTGGAAATGACTGCGACACTGCAGGCCCACGTGAAAACCATGCTGGCGCCGTATGAGTACCCGAAGGAAATCGAATTCATTGACGCCCTGCCGATGACAACCACCGGCAAGGTGCAACGGCGCGTGTTGCGGCTCCGTGAGGAAGAGCGCTTCAGGGCGTCGCCAGCGCCGCGGTGA